Proteins from a genomic interval of Youhaiella tibetensis:
- a CDS encoding rcc01693 family protein, producing the protein MKPFPWDDAMQMGFGVMRLSSREFWGLTPRELAAAFGALSGPATAPPRERLDEMMLAFPDRGRS; encoded by the coding sequence GTGAAGCCGTTTCCCTGGGACGATGCCATGCAGATGGGCTTTGGCGTCATGCGCCTCTCCTCGCGCGAATTCTGGGGGCTGACGCCGCGTGAACTGGCTGCCGCCTTCGGCGCGCTGAGCGGGCCGGCGACGGCGCCGCCGCGCGAGCGGCTCGACGAGATGATGCTTGCCTTTCCGGATCGAGGGAGAAGTTGA